The Elusimicrobiota bacterium genome has a window encoding:
- the modA gene encoding molybdate ABC transporter substrate-binding protein yields MKAKIIILTSFAAMLAVVSCTKVSEKENQASLFVYCGSSMRPPMEEIAKLYEKEKGEKVVFTFGDSGTILIQAEQSKMGDLYVSHEPFSTLTMKKKTADETKTIAYLYPIIAVRKGNPKGIHSFSDLDKQGIRLGLPDSKYSTCGQIVSAMLKKAGLEEAVQKNVVLNTRSSGDLGNALKLGTIDAAVMWDAVAAIYSNEIEIAKIEKKYEIDAITSATFEKVRMDKVAVTVVLLSFSEKKPEAKQFIDFVCSPKGQEIFKQKGFSIQ; encoded by the coding sequence ATGAAAGCAAAAATAATTATATTGACATCTTTTGCAGCAATGCTGGCTGTGGTTTCATGCACAAAGGTTTCAGAGAAAGAAAACCAGGCTTCGCTGTTTGTTTATTGCGGGAGTTCGATGAGGCCGCCGATGGAAGAAATTGCAAAGCTTTATGAAAAAGAAAAAGGAGAGAAGGTTGTTTTTACGTTTGGCGATTCAGGGACTATCCTTATTCAGGCTGAACAATCGAAGATGGGGGATTTATACGTCAGCCACGAACCTTTTTCAACTTTAACTATGAAAAAGAAAACCGCTGATGAAACAAAAACTATAGCTTATTTGTATCCGATAATTGCGGTAAGGAAAGGTAATCCCAAGGGAATACACTCTTTTTCTGATTTGGATAAACAGGGAATCAGGTTAGGTTTACCGGATTCAAAATATTCAACCTGCGGGCAGATTGTCAGCGCAATGCTGAAAAAGGCCGGTTTAGAAGAAGCGGTTCAAAAAAATGTGGTTTTAAATACCAGGTCCAGCGGAGATCTTGGTAATGCTTTGAAATTAGGCACTATTGATGCGGCTGTAATGTGGGATGCTGTAGCGGCAATTTATTCCAACGAAATAGAAATAGCAAAAATTGAAAAGAAATATGAAATAGATGCAATCACTTCGGCAACTTTTGAGAAAGTTCGCATGGATAAAGTAGCTGTAACTGTTGTATTATTGAGTTTTTCCGAAAAAAAGCCCGAAGCCAAGCAGTTTATTGATTTTGTCTGCTCCCCTAAAGGCCAGGAAATTTTTAAACAAAAAGGTTTTTCTATACAATAA
- the rpsF gene encoding 30S ribosomal protein S6: protein MSQYETIFICKPDLPSDKVASLTEKVKSIITESTGTINAVNEWGKRRLAYPISGCQEGIYVFFDFTAPSEAVNKVETFYKITEEIIRFISVRKESRMKKKPLRKPKDSLRAIKKEDSRNAPENKVARTE, encoded by the coding sequence ATGAGTCAATATGAGACTATTTTTATCTGCAAACCCGACCTGCCAAGCGACAAAGTTGCAAGCCTGACTGAAAAAGTCAAATCAATCATCACAGAGTCCACAGGGACTATCAATGCCGTAAACGAATGGGGAAAAAGAAGGTTGGCATATCCCATTTCCGGTTGTCAGGAAGGGATTTATGTATTCTTTGATTTTACCGCGCCCAGCGAAGCCGTAAACAAAGTGGAGACCTTCTACAAAATTACGGAAGAAATCATCCGTTTCATTTCGGTAAGAAAAGAATCCAGGATGAAGAAGAAACCCTTGCGCAAACCAAAAGACTCTCTCCGGGCAATTAAAAAGGAGGACTCCAGAAATGCCCCAGAAAATAAGGTTGCCAGAACAGAATAG